In the genome of Aedes aegypti strain LVP_AGWG chromosome 2, AaegL5.0 Primary Assembly, whole genome shotgun sequence, the window gagaacACAagttaaggccggtttgctactgacaagaaaaggaatcgtctatctcgatgcgtggaaaatttctcccaagaaatggtcaagaaaatcacttttttctgatcgcagtacgcagttgagaagaaatgtcacatcaaagggggctctctgtaggaaatttcttgaccctttcagtcaatgaattaatttacttttcttgagcgaacagcatacttagctttatgcAAGAGTTCGGTCTCTCTTTGGTCTCTATTTGCAAGCATAGGTTCTCTAAAGTTAGAACTTAAAGGCACTcagttgctaccagccctgtggaggagaaacaaaaaaccaaattctggaaaaacatctacaggaattcctaagCATATTCATGGAGGAGTTTTAGTCGGATGTGTTTAAGAAAGCCTTTTTAAGAAGTCTGAAGGAATTCGGCTGTTGTCTTTAGAAGAAAATCGTATAGTCTATCTAAGGAAATTCTTGGGAGAGCTATGAGAAATCCATATATCCCGTTCCAACAACTTGGCTGAAATTGCCGACCGATAGGAGCCAAAACGCGTTTAGTATTCCACTTATTGATCAATTTCCAACTCACAAACATCCCTTGTGGAAACTCTGGCTATGCCTATGATTGTCTTTATCTACTTACAGGTTCGGTTGAGCTGCTTCGCTATCTCCCTCCAGGCCCGATCGATCGCACCACTGTTGTAATGGTCTCGATTAGAAAGGTCCCAGATTTCTGGGCGACCCTTTACAGCTGCAGCCAGCTGTTTCTTATCCTCAGAAGAGAAGAAATCCGtccttcttctcttcttctggCGTTTCCCGGCAGCCGCGGGAGGAGAAACATCAGGAGAAGCTTCTGTGGCTTCCGTATCAAAGTCCGGTGGGGACAAATCAATAAATTCTCCTAGCTCCAAAAATTCTACATCGGCGTACTCCATCGCAATTAAAAATGCAAACACAAACACGGTTTTCAGAACAAGAGCACAACTAACTTTTGGacagatcgtttttttttccactTGGTCACACTCGTCACACTGCACACGGCGCCGGTTTCAAAATACGAAATGTCATTTTTCTTGCGGAATAATAGATCAGCATATTATTCCGTAAGAAAAGTGACAGCTGAATGTTTTTAGAACAGTAATCCGCCATCTGTTGGCAAATTCGAAAAACTGTATAAATTTCTTGTCAGCTGCGGACCGCATAGgaaatttcaacagaaaaagcatttcttgaccgtttcttgtcctatacTTTTACACAGTACTTATCAGCTGCGGACTACACTTAAAGCTTCCAATTTTGAGATACTCAGGCGCTATCAGCTCTGATAGTTTTCCGAGAAATGATGCTTTCTGGGTGGGAATTCGGGGGAATGCTTTAGAATCGTCACTTACTTACCCAATGCACCAAAGCAGCTGGCTTATCGTGATATCCCATGTAGGCATACGGGTGACCACCTTCGGTGATTTCTTCTTCATCTAATGCCGGCAGCCTACAAACCAATCGAACTCAAGCTGCAGTGCTGCTGTTCGCCGGAACTATACGGCAAGATGTCTTCATGGGCCACATAATCCAGCTTCTGAATAGCATACAAACTACCTCGGTACGGGCAAATCCGTTGAAGCAACACCTGATAGAAAGAGTGCATCTTCTGCACTTCCTTAGCTCCATCCGGAGGTGCGGGAGAGGAATCATCTGTAGCCGGTGGAGCGACCGTGTAGCTCAGAATACTTCTGTCCTGCGCTTCGTTAATCGTGATCACTCGCGTACACTTTCGCACTAAACTTAGCCGCTTTCCGGCAATTTTCCGCGACGGCAAGGCTCCAGAAGAAAATTAGAACGCGGACTGTCATGGCGGACTGCAGAAACTTCGTTGACTGAATCCAAACAAATCATGGGCAGTGTTGCGAgacttatgtcgaattcgtttttgaacctaggttggaactggcgcaacccgttctgaattaCAGTTTCAACcctaacccgattcaggttcgaccgaactacaatttgcttgacgttggtttgtttatgtgttgatcaccgacccagttcctaaaaacgaaaacgacattattATCGCATCAATTAGGGATGCAAAATAACATTCGCATCTGTGTAATATGACAACGTTCGTCGGAGTGACTTGGTTGCAACAGTTTCTGTGTAATATTTCTATATTTTAGATGTGAATATTACACAAGTACCATGTAATGGGAAATGGTAATCTTGTTTCCGTGTAATTTCAGGGCGATGTAATATAACATCAAAAATATGCTATTATACATCTGATTTTCGCTGTTACATCGAATTTTTATTACATCGACTGAATTACGTCGATgcaaattacattattttttgctgtgtagaatAAGAAAGAATAAAAACAGTACTGGAGAGGGTGAAAATACTATGTAGCACCGTAAAACAATCATTACACATACGTTATTTTTTTCAGCTTCGACTTTATAGTTCAACTGTTTTCTTTACAGTGGACTGAGTGGAAAAATGGATAGTATGTCTACAACTTGACAAACTGTAAACGAAAatttttgttcgagaaaatcgtcattttcaaatggtgacataacttaaccgcctatttccCGTATTGTTTTTTTCCCGGTTACTGTTCACCAAATTGTAAAAATCGTTTGCGGTAGTGTcgatttattgttattttggatGGTTTACGAAATTATTGATGTATTGTTGATAATGGTAGTGCACAGTACCGTATACAGTACGAATATAGTACTTGTTTATGCGGGTTCATATATAGTGAAATGCACATGTTTATCTTTGTTGTACAGAACAATTTTGGGTACAGTTGTGTTATATTTCCACCATAACCCAGGAGTTGTCATTCCTATATAATTCAACAATTTCTGTACACCTTGATGTAATGTTACTGTTTGGTGTAAATTACATAAACGGCTTTTAATGGTATTTGGCATCAGGCTTCATACTGTTCAATATAATAGCGACAGTTTGTGATACAGTAACCTTTACAGATAAATGAAGCTTACTGTTGGCAATGTGTggcaaattgtatttttctatgcgggccATCACCATCTAATTCTCTTCAATGgttgattaaattgcttttaGCAATGTATTCACTCAATCTGCATGAGTAATACTCGATTTTAAATCATAAATATGATTAAAGATCGAAAAAGGataaaaaagcaatttaatcaacCATCGAGCAGAATTTGTGATCGCTTTTTTCTCTCAAATCGCTTAGATTACATAGTTCTTATATTACATCGCATCGATTACATCGTATTATGAACGTTGAAATTATTACATCGAAAAAATTACATCGGTCGCATTTATTACACCAATAGGTCGCGAGTACGTCGGGCAGTGTAATACAACGCGATCGAGGGAATGACTTGGTTGCAGCAGTttcgatgtaatattcaacaactttttttgctgtgttgtttctaaaaatgtcaatatcaattgttgtttttttttacctgAAAAATGGCATAACCGACAGGTTTACGTTAagttaaaatgaaataaataataaatctatataaataaaaatggagtggtgtttgtatgttacgaaatggcttccgaacgggtcaaccgatttgaatgattattttttccgttttgttcgtcaagtgttccgacgtgtttgtgtgtataaaaatcccaggatattcaccaggaaagtcggaaaaacatgcgtgaacggaactgtcattttgtatgggacgatccatagcatttttcaacagcctacttgatggcaaaacgaagtttgccgggactacTACACGGTCGTTTGaaaataccctttaatgggtaaaaatttacccatttccgctagaagtgcctctccacatttaCACGGTGGTTcgcgaataccctttaatgggtgaaaatttACCCATTGTTAAATAGCACACACTTCTGTCAAAAAACGGGTaaattcaaaaatgaaaaacgggTAAATAAACACCCATTATGTTTTGGCCATTGCAGTTTAAAAATGGGTATTTAAAAACTCATTTATGGGTGAAAAAATAGTTAAAGCAAACATTCCATAGATGCAGCTGTGTTGTGCGAAGTTGCGAAGATTAAGTATAATTATAAATCTTTAAGTTCAtctttcttttattttgtaaatACAGCGTTCAAAGAAGAGGTAAGTTATTGACTTATATAGTAATGTAAAATGTATATTGATCTCAAACTACACAGACATTTCAGATTTCCCTGCTATTCCTGCCTCGGTTCCAGCCGGCTGCAGCAACATTCCAACAATTGACAGATTAATTCAGTTTATGTGTGaacaaaataaatgaatgtTCTTATTAATtatatttgtaaaataatgctTATTGTTTGTAATAAAGAAGTATTTATAttgcaatttcatttcaaaaccCATTATTACAGTTGAGGTTATGATAATTTGCATTCCCCTTCTAAAAATGGGttaatttttaccctttttatgCCGCAAGCGAAATTtacaaaaagggtaaaaatttacccatcatgtgacagaaaccgcttttacccgttaaagagtaaaccgtgtttactctttaaatgtggagaggcacttctagcggaaatgggtaaatttttacccattaaagggtattttCAAACGACCGTGTAGTAATGAATAAATATCAAACCATTTaccaatgttgaaaaaaaaaacaacctggCCACCATGTTTGATACTTTAGTTACGTGCGCATTTTGTTTGACACAGATGCGAAAAGGCAAACAAAACGGAATCGCGGTTTGCGTCACAACATAAACAGAATTTTGCGCAATTTTAATCGATTTCGCAATCAATAAACCAGCAAAAGCCGTGTTTTCTAGAAGGTTTCCGCTTTGATTTCGCGCGAGTGCATAAATTAGAAGCTTCTGTGTTGCGtcgtaatgaaaattgatatCCATCCTCTGACGGAGGATCCCACAAAGGcatggaaggaaatatcgaAAAGCCAGCGAGTGATAAAGATCAACACGAAGGCTCCCGGAGCGGAAGTTCCCCAGAACAAGGTGAGGGTGGTTTGTATGTCCGATACCCACTCCCTGACGCATCACATAAAGTTCGACATTCCCGAGGGGGACGTCTTCATCCATGCTGGCGACTTTACCCGGTGTGGCAAGCTGGATGAGGTCATAGACTTCAACAATTGGTTGGGTAAGCAATTTTAACCTTTACGTTCCCGGCTATTGAGACAAGGGCATTTTTAAATAGGTAAACGTAAAGTTTAACACCAATTTTGTTTCTCCACAGAAAAACTACCGCACAAGCATAAACTGGTCATAGCAGGGAACCACGAGCTCAGCTTCGACCACACATTCACCCACCCGTTCCAGAATGCGAGTGCCTGTTGCAAGAAAACCGGTAGCACTCTGCTGGACGAAATCCCTACCCTGGGAAATAGCAAAGAAAGCTTGGCCGAAGCGGTCAAGACGGAGAACATACGACAATACCTGAGCAACTGCGTGTACCTGCAGGATGAATCGATCGAACTGTACGGGTTGAAAATCTACGGTACCCCGTGGCAACCGGAGTTCTGCAAGTGGGCCTTCAACGTGAAACGTGGCCAAGACTGTCTGGACAAGTGGGAGAAAATTCCGGAAAACCTGGACATTCTAATCACGCACACACCGCCCGTTGGTCACGGAGATTTGTGCTGTTCTGGGGTGCGAGCTGGATGTGTGGAACTGCTGACCACAGTGCAGCAACGGGTCAAACCCAAGTACCACGTGTTTGGGCACGTACACGAGGGCTACGGGATCACCTCCGATGGTAAGATCATTTTTATCAATGCGTCCACCTGTGACATCAACTATCTGCCGAACAACCACCCGATCGTGTTCGATGTCACCCTGCCGAAGGGGCGCACCAAAGACAATCTGTAAAATGGGATGGCTTATTGATAGTTTATAGAGGATATTTAGTAGAAGAACTACGCTTAAAACAGCCGTAATGCCATGGATAAAAGTATAAACTTTTGTTTGGCAGATTACTCCTCTAATAGATCTAGATCATTTCTCGCTatgaacaacaaattttgtaGTAATTTATTACTTTCAATATGTATATTTCGGTAACCTGGAATTATCAAGTTTGCGGAGCCTTAGAACTACAAAATCTTTAAATTATGCTCTTTTGGTTAGATTTGTAGATCTTTATTTTTAAACACTTGCATGGATATAAAGTTAGATTCGGTTCAATAGGACTTCG includes:
- the LOC5574453 gene encoding UPF0046 protein C25E10.12 produces the protein MKIDIHPLTEDPTKAWKEISKSQRVIKINTKAPGAEVPQNKVRVVCMSDTHSLTHHIKFDIPEGDVFIHAGDFTRCGKLDEVIDFNNWLEKLPHKHKLVIAGNHELSFDHTFTHPFQNASACCKKTGSTLLDEIPTLGNSKESLAEAVKTENIRQYLSNCVYLQDESIELYGLKIYGTPWQPEFCKWAFNVKRGQDCLDKWEKIPENLDILITHTPPVGHGDLCCSGVRAGCVELLTTVQQRVKPKYHVFGHVHEGYGITSDGKIIFINASTCDINYLPNNHPIVFDVTLPKGRTKDNL